The following proteins are co-located in the Nocardia bhagyanarayanae genome:
- a CDS encoding HAD family hydrolase: MIYSRNAFSTASEVPMVCVEHLEGAPLSFMTTAAALRMQTLTQPAAVIPTTTRTIKQFNRIRLPGAPWRYAITSNGGNILVDGVPDMRWRIDIDVKVRQSGATLSEVSAELRARIDDSWVTKFRVADHLFCYLVVKPKAVPEGFLAEWDAWCRERGWSASQQGRKIYTMPQSVCKSVAVAEVRRRLMESGELTGEAKTFAAGDGALDAEMLRAADSAIRPRHGELEQLNWTSPNLTITRATGILAGEEIINWFIKAAPLAD, encoded by the coding sequence ATGATCTACTCGCGCAACGCCTTCAGCACCGCCTCGGAGGTGCCGATGGTGTGCGTGGAGCATCTGGAGGGCGCGCCGCTGTCGTTCATGACGACGGCCGCGGCGCTGCGCATGCAGACGCTCACCCAACCGGCGGCCGTCATCCCGACGACTACCCGGACCATCAAGCAGTTCAATCGGATTCGACTACCCGGGGCGCCTTGGCGCTACGCGATCACGAGCAACGGCGGCAACATCCTGGTCGACGGCGTCCCGGATATGCGCTGGCGCATCGACATCGACGTGAAGGTGCGCCAGAGCGGCGCCACCCTCTCGGAGGTGAGCGCCGAGCTACGCGCCAGGATCGACGACTCCTGGGTGACCAAGTTCCGCGTCGCCGATCATCTCTTCTGCTACCTGGTGGTCAAGCCCAAGGCGGTGCCCGAGGGCTTCCTCGCCGAATGGGATGCCTGGTGCCGCGAGCGCGGCTGGTCGGCCTCCCAGCAGGGCCGCAAGATCTACACGATGCCGCAGTCGGTGTGCAAGAGCGTCGCGGTCGCCGAGGTGCGCCGCCGTCTGATGGAATCCGGCGAGCTCACCGGCGAAGCCAAGACTTTCGCCGCCGGTGACGGCGCACTGGACGCCGAAATGCTGCGCGCCGCCGACTCGGCCATCCGGCCGCGGCACGGCGAGCTCGAACAACTCAACTGGACCAGCCCCAACCTCACCATCACCCGCGCCACCGGCATCCTCGCCGGCGAGGAGATCATCAACTGGTTCATCAAGGCGGCGCCGCTCGCCGACTGA
- a CDS encoding AIM24 family protein, which translates to MAQILNPMTLGESDNIPGNSYAYCIDLNKPWFMRKGAMIAYYGQMNFQLLTHGLHGGLMHMVSQQFSAPLFTNDYVVAEGHGKLIIGDRGYDINSFDLDDGNLTIRAANLLAFEPGLALKQSIVPGFLTLIGTGKFLASSNGPVIFAEPPLRVDPESLVGWADCPSPSHHYDHQWVSSFLAAGAARFGVNSGEERQFDFTGAGTVLIQSSEKVMSDSVLVRTIEGQLQSGVTVGGLQRLQGVIAQQLAGQQQY; encoded by the coding sequence ATGGCCCAGATCCTGAACCCGATGACGCTCGGCGAGAGCGACAACATCCCGGGCAACAGCTACGCCTACTGCATCGACCTCAACAAGCCGTGGTTCATGCGCAAGGGCGCGATGATCGCCTACTACGGCCAGATGAACTTCCAGCTGCTCACCCACGGCCTGCACGGTGGGCTGATGCACATGGTGTCGCAGCAGTTCTCGGCGCCGCTGTTCACCAACGACTACGTCGTGGCCGAGGGCCACGGCAAGCTGATCATCGGCGACCGCGGCTACGACATCAATTCCTTCGATCTCGACGACGGCAACCTCACCATCCGCGCGGCCAACCTGCTCGCCTTCGAGCCTGGTCTCGCGCTGAAGCAGTCGATCGTGCCCGGATTCCTCACCCTGATCGGCACGGGCAAGTTCCTCGCCTCGTCCAACGGGCCGGTGATCTTCGCCGAGCCGCCGCTGCGGGTCGACCCGGAATCGCTGGTCGGCTGGGCCGACTGCCCCTCCCCCAGCCACCACTACGACCACCAGTGGGTCTCCAGCTTCCTCGCGGCGGGCGCGGCGCGCTTCGGCGTGAACTCCGGTGAGGAGCGGCAGTTCGATTTCACCGGCGCCGGGACGGTGCTCATCCAGTCCAGCGAGAAGGTCATGAGCGACTCGGTGCTCGTGCGCACCATCGAGGGCCAGTTGCAGAGCGGCGTCACCGTCGGTGGCCTGCAACGCCTTCAGGGTGTGATCGCCCAGCAGCTCGCGGGTCAGCAGCAGTACTGA
- a CDS encoding AIM24 family protein — protein sequence MFEKVNGKVVKVDVGMAGGVVARSGAMLYYSGDVSFAPHQIPGAQGMGGGGLMGMAGRMMAGEHERTMLAQGNGQVHYGFAGLEVHVVQMQPGASLRVEASRLLANTAGLQSSIVSVASSGGGGGGGLMGALRGAASGALTGQGMFTTQLSGHGAAVLLAHGGFLELQVGGPNPIVVDPQAFVAAYGNVQTELKTALSWRDAVGRGSGEAMQLHCVGQGVVYVQASEEKL from the coding sequence ATGTTCGAGAAAGTCAACGGCAAGGTCGTCAAGGTCGACGTCGGCATGGCGGGCGGCGTCGTCGCGCGCAGCGGCGCGATGCTCTACTACAGCGGCGACGTTTCCTTTGCGCCGCACCAGATTCCGGGCGCGCAGGGCATGGGCGGCGGCGGGCTGATGGGCATGGCGGGCCGCATGATGGCGGGCGAGCACGAGCGCACCATGCTCGCGCAGGGCAACGGCCAGGTGCACTACGGCTTCGCGGGGCTCGAGGTGCACGTCGTGCAGATGCAGCCCGGCGCGTCGCTGCGGGTGGAAGCCTCACGGCTGCTTGCCAATACCGCGGGTCTGCAGAGTTCGATCGTCTCGGTGGCGAGTTCCGGCGGCGGTGGCGGCGGCGGTCTGATGGGCGCGCTGCGCGGCGCGGCCTCCGGCGCGCTGACCGGGCAGGGCATGTTCACCACCCAGCTGTCCGGGCACGGCGCCGCGGTACTGCTCGCGCACGGCGGCTTCCTGGAACTGCAAGTGGGCGGGCCGAATCCGATCGTGGTCGATCCGCAGGCGTTCGTCGCCGCCTACGGCAATGTGCAGACCGAACTGAAGACCGCGCTGAGCTGGCGTGACGCGGTCGGGCGCGGCTCCGGCGAGGCGATGCAATTGCATTGCGTCGGACAGGGTGTCGTCTACGTGCAGGCCTCCGAAGAGAAGTTGTGA
- a CDS encoding AIM24 family protein produces MAQLFEQSKKVVEAHLAGTSVRAIAGSMIAYEGNVQFKAAGFGGGDGVLAGLKRRATGEKLSLMECGGNGRVFFAVNGQHVSVVNLNGETLQVESQQLLAFAGNLRTDVRFAGLRGASTGAGLFTTTVTGQGQVALLSAGGPLIHLEVSPQYPLVVDPDAFVAAQGNLNQSFVTDVSWRTMVGQDAGEAFSLRWEGQGVVLIQPAER; encoded by the coding sequence ATGGCACAACTTTTCGAACAGTCGAAGAAGGTGGTCGAGGCCCATCTCGCCGGAACGAGTGTCCGCGCGATCGCCGGGTCGATGATCGCCTACGAAGGAAACGTGCAGTTCAAGGCCGCCGGATTCGGCGGAGGCGACGGCGTGCTCGCCGGGCTCAAGCGGCGCGCCACCGGCGAGAAGTTGTCGCTGATGGAATGCGGAGGCAACGGCAGGGTCTTCTTCGCGGTCAACGGCCAGCACGTGTCGGTGGTGAACCTGAACGGCGAGACGCTGCAGGTGGAATCGCAGCAACTGCTCGCCTTCGCCGGGAACCTGCGCACCGACGTGCGTTTCGCGGGCTTGCGCGGCGCGTCGACCGGGGCCGGGCTGTTCACCACCACCGTCACCGGCCAGGGACAGGTCGCGCTGCTCTCCGCGGGCGGCCCGCTGATCCACCTGGAGGTGTCGCCGCAGTATCCGCTGGTGGTCGATCCGGACGCGTTCGTCGCCGCGCAGGGCAACCTGAACCAGTCCTTCGTCACCGATGTCTCGTGGCGGACCATGGTCGGACAGGATGCGGGCGAGGCGTTCTCGCTGCGCTGGGAAGGCCAGGGCGTCGTGTTGATCCAGCCTGCGGAACGGTAA
- a CDS encoding TerD family protein: MSATLAKGQNGPLATNDVVISVQLSAPADLSALLVTERGKVRSDADFVFFNQPNGPGVNLQPAPAGQPASLAVSLNAVPADIDQIRAVITLDDASSNFGRTAPPVAVVSDAGGNPLYEYRIDGLDTESIVIALELYRRQGSWKVRAVGQGYAGGFAALVTDHGVTVDEAPAAQQAPPQAPPTHHPQQTAPAQQSPQYASTGSYPPPPGPGYAPPAGGGYPPPPAPPQQAAQPTGEVSLSKDRPVSLQKGQRVTLRKEGGQALTFVKMGLGWDPVQTRGMFGNRTVDIDLDASVIMFADGNPADYAYYGQLSSKDGSVRHQGDNLTGEGEGDDEVILVDLTRIPAHITSLVFIVTSYKGHTFEQVRNAFCRLVDGSNNAELARYTMAGGMPFTAMAMAKVFRVGGDWKMQALGEGFQAKHPGEAIPQLGRFL, translated from the coding sequence TTGTCCGCAACACTCGCCAAGGGCCAGAACGGCCCGCTGGCCACCAACGATGTGGTGATCTCCGTCCAGCTGTCGGCACCGGCGGACCTGTCCGCACTGCTGGTGACCGAGCGGGGCAAGGTCCGCTCGGACGCGGACTTCGTCTTCTTCAACCAGCCCAACGGCCCCGGCGTCAACCTGCAGCCCGCACCCGCGGGGCAGCCCGCCTCGCTCGCCGTGTCGCTGAACGCGGTGCCCGCCGATATCGACCAGATCCGCGCGGTGATCACCCTCGACGACGCCTCCAGCAATTTCGGCAGGACCGCGCCGCCGGTGGCCGTCGTCTCCGACGCCGGCGGTAATCCGTTGTACGAGTATCGAATCGACGGGCTCGACACCGAGTCCATCGTGATCGCGCTCGAGCTGTACCGACGCCAGGGTTCCTGGAAGGTGCGCGCCGTCGGCCAGGGCTACGCCGGTGGATTCGCGGCGCTGGTCACCGATCACGGCGTGACCGTCGACGAGGCGCCCGCGGCCCAGCAGGCCCCGCCGCAGGCGCCGCCGACGCATCATCCGCAGCAGACGGCCCCGGCCCAGCAGTCGCCGCAGTACGCGTCCACCGGCTCGTACCCGCCGCCGCCCGGCCCCGGATACGCGCCCCCGGCGGGTGGTGGCTACCCGCCGCCGCCCGCCCCGCCGCAACAGGCCGCGCAGCCGACGGGCGAGGTGAGCCTGAGCAAGGACCGCCCGGTCAGCCTGCAGAAGGGCCAGCGCGTCACCCTGCGCAAGGAGGGCGGCCAGGCGCTGACCTTCGTGAAGATGGGTCTGGGCTGGGATCCGGTGCAGACCCGCGGCATGTTCGGCAACCGCACCGTCGACATCGACCTGGACGCCTCGGTGATCATGTTCGCCGACGGTAACCCGGCCGACTACGCCTACTACGGTCAGCTGTCCTCCAAGGACGGCTCGGTGCGCCATCAGGGCGACAACCTGACCGGCGAGGGCGAGGGCGACGACGAGGTCATCCTGGTCGACCTGACCAGGATTCCGGCCCACATCACCTCGCTGGTGTTCATCGTGACCTCCTACAAGGGCCACACCTTCGAGCAGGTGCGCAACGCGTTCTGCCGCCTCGTCGACGGCTCCAACAACGCCGAGCTGGCCAGGTACACCATGGCGGGCGGCATGCCGTTCACCGCGATGGCGATGGCGAAGGTGTTCCGCGTCGGCGGCGACTGGAAGATGCAGGCGCTCGGCGAGGGCTTCCAGGCCAAGCATCCGGGCGAGGCGATTCCCCAGCTGGGCCGCTTCCTCTGA
- a CDS encoding TerD family protein → MIQLKAGQNIPLTGDVLRFSAKASAALDVSALVVAENLRVFDASDFVFYNQPSTGGVALDGDEVSITLAEVRADAKAVLLVVSADPAAPGAGELGPVTASLAENGTVTTEFAIAPAAGEAALICLEVYRRGDAWKVRAVGQGYAGGLPVLLPAHGVEVSGGPDAAAHAPHPAGDRDAIAGPQQAQHPTGAPALEVSHGLERLWMIFEDAARSAAALISARDYAAKRLDEELSAAVSDPATRNTPVAEAKRQEAQRRSDELVAVAEGNHRRDSEHLMRELAEADRLLPPALASWSSPAWEGRAKPSDGIRLGELYAIERGPLRIPYCVPVPLTRPLWIDTEHSAAVVPVVGALLARLLASDPGRRTRIDAIDLTGAFTGLLAPLGPVLNGPPITDHGDISARLQALVDAAELAEMAYNSGAFTPPAEHRVLLAADFPHGYQASDAQRITALTLRGDLIGLSIVIVGSDESESQDGTVAALSQACRHLPTVADTPLFDPWTGSAWQLELDLLPRDPDRAAKLLRSE, encoded by the coding sequence GTGATTCAACTGAAGGCGGGCCAGAACATCCCGCTGACCGGCGACGTGCTGCGATTCAGTGCGAAAGCTTCTGCGGCGCTGGATGTTTCCGCGCTGGTGGTGGCGGAGAACCTGCGCGTGTTCGACGCGTCGGACTTCGTCTTCTACAACCAGCCGAGCACCGGCGGCGTCGCGCTGGACGGTGACGAGGTGAGCATCACCCTGGCCGAGGTGCGCGCCGACGCCAAGGCGGTGCTGCTGGTGGTCAGCGCCGATCCCGCGGCGCCGGGCGCCGGCGAGCTCGGGCCGGTGACCGCGTCGCTCGCCGAGAACGGCACGGTCACAACGGAATTCGCGATCGCGCCCGCGGCGGGCGAGGCGGCGTTGATCTGTCTCGAGGTCTACCGGCGCGGGGACGCGTGGAAGGTGCGCGCGGTCGGCCAGGGCTACGCGGGCGGGCTGCCGGTGCTGCTGCCCGCGCACGGCGTCGAGGTGTCCGGTGGGCCGGATGCCGCGGCGCACGCCCCGCATCCCGCGGGCGACCGCGACGCCATCGCCGGGCCGCAGCAGGCCCAGCATCCGACCGGCGCGCCCGCGCTGGAGGTGTCGCACGGCCTGGAACGGCTGTGGATGATCTTCGAGGACGCGGCCCGCTCGGCCGCCGCGCTCATCTCGGCACGGGACTACGCGGCGAAACGGCTGGACGAGGAACTCTCGGCAGCGGTGTCCGATCCCGCGACCAGGAACACCCCGGTCGCCGAGGCCAAGCGCCAGGAGGCGCAACGCCGCAGCGACGAACTCGTCGCGGTCGCCGAGGGCAATCACCGGCGCGACAGCGAGCATCTGATGCGCGAGCTCGCCGAGGCAGACCGGTTGCTGCCGCCCGCGCTGGCCTCTTGGTCGTCACCGGCCTGGGAGGGCCGCGCCAAGCCGAGCGACGGTATCCGACTGGGTGAGCTGTACGCGATCGAACGCGGGCCGCTGCGCATCCCGTACTGCGTGCCGGTGCCGCTGACCAGGCCGCTGTGGATCGACACCGAACATTCGGCGGCGGTCGTTCCGGTGGTCGGCGCGCTGCTCGCCCGGCTCCTCGCGTCCGATCCCGGCAGGCGCACCCGCATCGATGCCATCGACCTGACCGGGGCGTTCACCGGACTGCTCGCGCCGCTCGGACCGGTGCTGAACGGTCCGCCGATCACCGACCACGGCGATATCTCGGCGCGGCTGCAAGCCCTCGTCGACGCCGCGGAGCTGGCCGAGATGGCTTACAACAGCGGTGCTTTCACACCACCCGCTGAGCACCGGGTGTTGCTCGCGGCCGACTTCCCGCATGGTTACCAGGCCTCCGACGCCCAGCGCATCACGGCGCTGACCCTGCGCGGCGATCTGATCGGGCTGTCCATCGTGATCGTCGGCAGCGACGAATCGGAATCGCAAGACGGCACCGTCGCGGCACTGTCGCAGGCCTGCCGTCATCTGCCGACCGTGGCGGACACCCCGCTGTTCGACCCGTGGACCGGCAGCGCCTGGCAGTTGGAGCTCGATCTGTTGCCGCGCGATCCGGACCGGGCGGCGAAGCTGTTGCGTTCGGAGTAG
- a CDS encoding glycosyltransferase family 87 protein: MRTGEAARSGGGSGGGTHYAAPAPLAPDLRSADARDRPSRNDSLAAQLSTVVGGPVGDHALIGRVRFWTPLRVIFACTVIFLALGWATKAGCIQQTDAGDGTLTLDWNNGRQYVAMCYSDTVPLYGAERLDEGAFPYKKAWVEQTPDGGRETRYMEYPVLSGLYQYVSMQIAKTWDALPLPGALQVVIYFNVVAFGLAIGWLVTVWASALLAGRRIWDAALIACSPLVIVHAFTNFDALATAFAATGLLAWARRRPVLAGVLLGLGGAAKLYPLLLLGPIVVLCLRVDPMHRVPSARLGLRMRDIDGWHAALTWVRETPYRIQFFGFRPLGAAIVAVVAAAGTWLAVNLPIAVLYPNGWREFFRLNTTRHADPDSIYNVITSFTGWTGFDGELNHGEAPTVLNAVSLLLFVLACAAIAYIALTAPRRPRLAQLCFLVVAAFLLTNKVWSPQYSLWLVPLAVLALPHRRILLAWMTIDALVWAPRMFYYLGLDRKGLPEQWFTGTVLVRDLAVLGLCALIVWQIYRPGEDLVRRDFVDDPAGGVVDRTADPLLPWLPEPLRPKRVLARTG; the protein is encoded by the coding sequence GTGCGGACGGGAGAGGCCGCGCGCTCCGGCGGGGGCTCTGGTGGCGGGACACATTACGCGGCGCCCGCGCCGCTCGCACCGGATCTGCGCTCGGCCGACGCGCGGGATCGCCCGAGCCGCAACGATTCCCTGGCCGCGCAGCTGAGCACCGTCGTCGGCGGGCCGGTGGGCGATCACGCGCTGATCGGCCGGGTCCGCTTCTGGACACCGCTGCGGGTGATCTTCGCCTGCACGGTGATCTTCCTGGCGCTGGGCTGGGCGACCAAGGCGGGCTGCATCCAGCAGACCGACGCGGGCGACGGCACGCTGACGCTGGACTGGAACAACGGCCGCCAATACGTGGCGATGTGCTACTCGGACACGGTGCCGCTGTACGGCGCCGAACGCCTGGACGAGGGCGCGTTCCCGTACAAGAAGGCCTGGGTCGAGCAGACGCCCGACGGCGGGCGCGAGACGCGCTACATGGAATACCCGGTGCTCTCGGGCCTGTACCAGTACGTGTCCATGCAGATCGCGAAGACCTGGGACGCGCTGCCGCTGCCCGGCGCGCTGCAGGTGGTCATCTACTTCAATGTCGTCGCGTTCGGCCTCGCCATCGGCTGGCTGGTCACCGTGTGGGCCTCGGCGCTGCTCGCCGGCCGCCGGATCTGGGACGCGGCGCTCATCGCGTGCTCGCCGCTGGTGATCGTGCACGCGTTCACCAACTTCGACGCGCTCGCGACCGCGTTCGCCGCCACCGGTCTGCTGGCCTGGGCCCGGCGCAGGCCGGTGCTCGCCGGTGTGCTGCTCGGGCTCGGCGGCGCGGCGAAGCTGTATCCGCTGCTGCTGCTCGGCCCGATCGTGGTGCTGTGCCTGCGGGTCGATCCGATGCACCGGGTGCCGAGCGCCCGGCTCGGGCTGCGGATGCGCGATATCGACGGCTGGCACGCCGCGCTGACCTGGGTGCGCGAAACCCCGTACCGCATCCAGTTCTTCGGCTTCCGTCCGCTCGGCGCGGCCATCGTGGCGGTGGTGGCCGCGGCGGGCACCTGGCTGGCGGTGAATCTGCCGATCGCGGTGCTGTATCCGAACGGCTGGCGCGAGTTCTTCCGGCTCAACACCACCAGGCACGCCGACCCGGACTCCATCTACAACGTGATCACCTCGTTCACCGGCTGGACCGGGTTCGACGGCGAACTGAACCACGGCGAGGCGCCGACCGTGCTGAACGCGGTCTCGCTGCTGCTGTTCGTGCTCGCCTGCGCCGCGATCGCGTATATCGCGCTGACGGCGCCGCGCCGCCCGCGCCTCGCTCAGCTCTGCTTCCTCGTGGTCGCGGCCTTCCTGCTCACCAACAAGGTGTGGAGCCCGCAGTATTCGCTGTGGCTGGTGCCGCTCGCCGTGCTCGCGCTGCCGCACCGCCGAATCCTGTTGGCCTGGATGACGATCGACGCGCTCGTCTGGGCGCCGCGCATGTTCTACTACCTCGGCCTCGACCGCAAGGGCCTGCCCGAGCAGTGGTTCACCGGCACCGTCCTCGTGCGCGATCTCGCGGTGCTCGGGCTCTGCGCGCTGATCGTCTGGCAGATCTATCGGCCGGGCGAGGACTTGGTGCGCCGCGATTTCGTCGACGACCCGGCGGGCGGCGTCGTCGACCGCACCGCCGACCCGCTGCTCCCCTGGCTGCCGGAACCGTTGCGCCCCAAGCGGGTTCTCGCCCGCACCGGCTGA
- a CDS encoding transglycosylase domain-containing protein translates to MALAIVVPSAVFLVAYTTVSVPQPGDLKTNQVAMIYASDGSTVLSKVVPPQGNRTDVTIEQIPPHVRNAVIAAEDRDFYTNPGFSISGFVRAARDNILGKESAGGGSTITQQYVKNALVGDERSLTRKMHELVISAKMARQWSKDEILAAYLNTIYFGRGAYGIDAASKAYFSKPVQDLTVAEGAVLAATIQLPSLLDPEKNPEGAKTRWNYVLDGMVDGGNLKPADRQGMQYPQVTPVAQTQDKTLDSGPEGLIKTRVLEELSEAGISEQQLNTAGLQITTTIDPKAQQAAVDAATSKMQGEPEQLRTAVVSIDPRTGAVRAYYGGTDGQGYDFANAPLQTGSSFKVVGLAANLEQGIPLSQMYDSSPLTVNGIKITNVEGESCGMCTIAESLKRSLNTSFYRMQLDMGNGPQKIADMGHKLGIPKELPGVGKTLSEPDGSGPNNGIVLGQYQARPLDMASAYATLAASGVYHQPHFVQRVVTADGQVLLDRGDVAGEQRVSAAVADNVTAAMKPIAQYSRNHQLAGGRESAAKTGTAQLGDTGENKDTWMVGYTPSLSTAVWVGSVDNSPLRNYGGAMIYGSGLPSDIWKATMDGALQGTPTETFPKPAPIKGQAGVPEWTAPYTPPSTVDAPVPPVVIAPTQVEILPGITIPVPGVQPNPQPQQRPQQREQDPGPLPGQPVAPTGGGSPTQTGSPRPGGTGNGGGGAGDSGDEEGSNSTQPTRSR, encoded by the coding sequence ATGGCGCTCGCCATCGTGGTGCCGAGTGCCGTCTTCCTCGTCGCCTACACCACGGTGTCGGTGCCGCAGCCCGGCGATCTCAAGACCAATCAGGTCGCGATGATCTACGCCAGCGACGGCAGCACGGTGCTGAGCAAGGTGGTTCCGCCGCAGGGCAACCGCACCGACGTGACCATCGAGCAGATCCCGCCGCACGTGCGCAACGCCGTCATCGCGGCCGAGGACCGGGACTTCTACACCAACCCCGGCTTCTCCATCTCCGGTTTCGTGCGCGCGGCCCGCGACAACATCCTGGGCAAGGAGAGCGCGGGCGGTGGTTCGACGATCACCCAGCAGTACGTGAAGAACGCGCTGGTCGGTGACGAACGCTCGCTCACCCGAAAGATGCACGAGCTGGTCATCTCGGCGAAGATGGCGCGGCAGTGGAGCAAGGACGAGATCCTCGCCGCCTACCTGAACACCATCTACTTCGGTCGTGGCGCGTACGGCATCGATGCGGCGTCCAAGGCCTACTTCAGCAAGCCGGTCCAGGATCTCACCGTCGCCGAGGGCGCGGTGCTCGCCGCCACCATCCAGCTGCCGTCGCTGCTCGATCCGGAGAAGAACCCGGAGGGCGCCAAGACGCGCTGGAACTACGTGCTCGACGGCATGGTCGACGGCGGCAACCTGAAGCCCGCCGACCGGCAGGGCATGCAGTACCCGCAGGTGACCCCCGTGGCGCAGACCCAGGACAAGACGCTGGATTCCGGACCCGAGGGCCTTATCAAGACCCGAGTGCTCGAGGAGCTCTCGGAGGCGGGCATCAGCGAACAGCAGCTCAACACCGCGGGTCTGCAGATCACCACGACCATCGATCCGAAGGCCCAGCAGGCCGCGGTCGACGCCGCGACGAGCAAGATGCAGGGCGAGCCCGAGCAGCTGCGGACCGCGGTGGTGTCGATCGATCCGCGCACCGGCGCGGTGCGCGCCTACTACGGCGGCACCGACGGCCAGGGCTACGACTTCGCCAACGCGCCGCTGCAGACCGGTTCCTCGTTCAAGGTGGTCGGCCTGGCCGCGAACCTCGAGCAGGGCATTCCGCTCTCGCAGATGTACGACAGCTCGCCGCTGACGGTGAACGGCATCAAGATCACCAACGTGGAGGGCGAGTCCTGCGGCATGTGCACCATCGCCGAGTCGCTGAAGCGTTCGCTGAACACCAGCTTCTATCGGATGCAGCTGGACATGGGCAACGGCCCGCAGAAGATCGCGGACATGGGCCACAAGCTCGGTATCCCGAAGGAGCTGCCGGGCGTCGGCAAGACCCTGTCCGAGCCGGACGGCTCCGGCCCGAACAACGGCATCGTGCTCGGCCAGTACCAGGCCCGTCCGCTCGACATGGCCTCCGCGTACGCCACGCTGGCCGCCTCCGGCGTGTACCACCAGCCGCACTTCGTGCAGCGGGTGGTGACCGCCGACGGGCAGGTGCTGCTCGATCGCGGCGATGTCGCGGGTGAACAGCGCGTCTCGGCCGCCGTCGCAGACAACGTGACCGCGGCGATGAAGCCGATCGCGCAATACTCGCGCAACCACCAACTTGCCGGCGGTCGCGAGTCGGCGGCCAAGACCGGTACCGCCCAGCTCGGCGACACCGGCGAGAACAAGGACACCTGGATGGTCGGCTACACGCCGTCGTTGTCCACCGCCGTGTGGGTCGGCAGCGTCGACAACTCGCCGCTGCGCAACTACGGCGGCGCGATGATCTACGGCTCGGGTCTGCCGTCGGACATCTGGAAGGCGACCATGGACGGCGCGCTGCAGGGCACGCCGACCGAGACCTTCCCGAAGCCCGCGCCGATCAAGGGGCAGGCGGGTGTCCCGGAGTGGACCGCGCCGTACACCCCGCCGTCGACCGTCGACGCGCCGGTGCCGCCGGTGGTGATCGCGCCGACCCAGGTGGAGATCCTGCCCGGCATCACCATCCCGGTCCCCGGCGTGCAGCCCAACCCGCAGCCGCAGCAGCGTCCGCAGCAGCGTGAGCAGGACCCGGGCCCGCTGCCCGGCCAGCCGGTCGCCCCGACCGGCGGCGGCTCGCCCACGCAAACGGGCTCGCCGCGTCCGGGCGGAACCGGAAACGGCGGCGGCGGAGCGGGCGACAGCGGCGACGAAGAAGGGTCGAACAGCACGCAGCCGACGCGCAGTCGCTGA
- a CDS encoding DUF5318 domain-containing protein: MRGRGKPHRPRRPRPRPATLVGVRIQRQVVDYALRRRSLLADVYAGRVDVAEVCDANPYLLRAAKFHGRGSEVTCPICRKEQLTLVSWVYGDGLGPVAGSARTPEELTRLAETREEFSVHVVEVCRSCSWNHLVQSYVLGNAPAPTRRRTGTRANRRTAAE; the protein is encoded by the coding sequence ATGAGAGGGCGCGGGAAGCCGCACAGACCGAGGCGTCCTCGCCCGCGCCCCGCTACTCTGGTTGGCGTGCGAATTCAGCGGCAGGTGGTCGACTATGCGCTCCGGCGCCGGTCGCTGCTGGCTGACGTCTATGCGGGCCGGGTCGATGTCGCCGAGGTGTGTGATGCAAATCCCTATCTACTGCGTGCGGCGAAGTTCCACGGTCGGGGGAGCGAGGTCACGTGCCCTATCTGCCGGAAAGAACAGCTCACCCTCGTATCCTGGGTCTACGGCGACGGCCTAGGACCGGTGGCTGGTTCGGCTCGCACACCCGAGGAGCTCACGCGCCTCGCCGAGACTCGCGAGGAGTTCTCGGTTCATGTCGTCGAGGTATGCCGGAGCTGCAGCTGGAATCATCTGGTGCAGTCGTACGTGCTCGGCAACGCCCCGGCGCCCACGCGTCGCCGTACGGGTACCCGAGCGAACCGACGTACCGCCGCCGAGTGA